A window from Spiroplasma endosymbiont of Aspidapion aeneum encodes these proteins:
- the nusA gene encoding transcription termination factor NusA — MFNSAWFIDSVMDIVREKQIDKEVIFDGIRDGFKKAYEKYFDPEAIIEVDINEEEKEIKVWKLLTIVEEVDDDWLEISQQDAKKLYQNDNIGDIVREPIDINTEFSNLAVLKVGQAVKQKIRDAEKSVIFNKFTPRIGEIASGIVKDITEKSIILSVDGLTLPFWNMKLIPGENFGVGDRVFFYIEFVDKDNKFQQVGLTRIHPRFIERLMEIEIPEITSGLVNIMKVAREPGFRSKVAVRSNDPNIDPIGCCIGPNGSRINGVLKELYNEKIDIVLYDDDKDQYIMNALSPARVVSIQKKEGVENQYIVIVPEQHISLAIGRGGYLVKVVAKLAETKIDIYSVEQAKSKGIEIIWNGNLSEKDLEAGKWLQEKNFKNWGNKLKQTVRPISKQVNDYLEESYLNLDTIDFNDNYDTNSADDDFYNLDHEDYLTDDED; from the coding sequence ATGTTTAATAGTGCATGATTTATTGATTCTGTAATGGATATTGTTAGAGAAAAACAAATTGATAAGGAAGTAATTTTTGATGGCATTCGAGATGGGTTTAAAAAAGCTTATGAGAAATACTTTGACCCAGAAGCTATAATTGAAGTAGATATTAATGAAGAAGAAAAAGAGATAAAGGTTTGAAAATTATTAACTATTGTTGAAGAGGTTGATGACGATTGATTGGAAATCTCCCAACAAGATGCCAAAAAACTATATCAAAATGATAATATTGGTGATATTGTTCGAGAACCTATCGATATTAACACTGAATTTTCCAACTTAGCAGTTCTAAAAGTTGGCCAAGCTGTTAAACAAAAAATTAGAGATGCTGAAAAATCTGTTATATTTAATAAATTTACACCAAGGATTGGTGAAATCGCTAGTGGAATTGTTAAGGATATTACAGAAAAAAGTATTATTTTAAGCGTTGATGGTTTAACACTTCCGTTTTGAAATATGAAGCTAATTCCAGGTGAAAATTTTGGTGTTGGAGATCGTGTTTTCTTTTACATAGAATTTGTGGATAAGGATAATAAATTCCAACAAGTTGGTTTGACTAGAATTCATCCACGTTTTATTGAGAGACTAATGGAAATTGAGATTCCCGAAATTACCTCTGGACTTGTTAATATTATGAAAGTTGCTAGAGAACCAGGGTTTAGATCAAAGGTTGCTGTTAGAAGTAATGATCCAAACATTGACCCAATTGGTTGTTGTATTGGACCAAATGGAAGTCGAATTAATGGAGTTTTAAAAGAATTATATAATGAGAAAATAGATATTGTCCTTTATGATGATGATAAGGACCAATATATAATGAATGCACTATCTCCGGCTCGTGTTGTTTCTATTCAAAAAAAAGAGGGCGTTGAAAATCAATATATTGTTATTGTCCCAGAACAACATATTTCACTTGCTATTGGTAGAGGTGGTTATTTAGTAAAAGTTGTTGCTAAATTAGCAGAAACTAAAATTGATATTTACTCAGTTGAGCAGGCTAAAAGTAAAGGAATTGAGATTATATGAAATGGGAATCTCTCAGAAAAAGATTTAGAAGCTGGTAAATGGTTACAAGAAAAGAATTTTAAAAATTGAGGTAATAAGTTAAAACAAACAGTAAGACCCATATCAAAACAAGTAAACGATTATTTAGAAGA